A DNA window from Zingiber officinale cultivar Zhangliang chromosome 3A, Zo_v1.1, whole genome shotgun sequence contains the following coding sequences:
- the LOC122052805 gene encoding cationic amino acid transporter 6, chloroplastic-like: MATAHCSTLLHGLSQTPQRLRRRMFVTWTPDQELNQVRQRSGADMKRKLEWYDLVALGVAGMLGAGVFVTTGRAAHDVAGPSVFLSYLVAGASAFLSSMCYTEFAVAIPVAGGAFSYLRVTFGEFVGYFGGANILMEYVLSNAAVARTFTEYLSQAFGVSDPKLWRVEVEGLPKDYNSLDFPAVALVLLITVCLCHSTKESSIVNIVMTAFHVIFFVFIIVVCFANGNHKNLIQPKGFVPFGVEGVFDGAAIVYVSYLGYDSVSTMAEEIRCPSKSLPIGIAGSVLIVSTLYCLMALALCSMIPYNEILSDASFAAAFRNTVGWKWMGNLVGVGASLGIIASLLVAMLGQARYLCVVGRAHLVPFWLAKVHPSTGTPINATIFLGICTACIALFTDLQVVIEMISIGTLLVFLLVANALVYRRYVKLLDSSDPRPTLLFLALLTSFSIGFSLSWKLNEGNYWGLALFGISTIGITALFHCKMPCHQGGTAEWAVPLMPWPAAASIFLSVFLMASLDKRSFLRFGLWSFLVTLFYALYGVHSAFHAEEMGVERGSTSEGNHVDQSFQKQQQHAKGDVV; encoded by the exons ATGGCCACCGCGCACTGCTCCACCCTCCTCCATGGTCTCTCCCAAACCCCTCAACGCCTCCGAAGAAGGATGTTCGTGACATGGACGCCGGACCAAGAGCTCAACCAAGTTCGCCAAAGGTCCGGCGCCGACATGAAGCGCAAGCTCGAGTGGTACGACCTCGTCGCCCTCGGCGTCGCCGGCATGCTGGGAGCCGGAGTCTTCGTCACCACCGGCCGCGCCGCCCATGACGTCGCCGGCCCTTCCGTCTTCCTCTCCTATCTCGTCGCCGGCGCCTCCGCCTTCCTCTCCTCCATGTGCTACACCGAGTTTGCCGTCGCGATTCCGGTCGCCGGCGGCGCCTTTAGCTACCTCAGAGTAACCTTTG GAGAGTTCGTAGGTTATTTTGGGGGAGCAAATATTTTGATGGAGTACGTGCTGTCGAACGCTGCGGTGGCGAGGACTTTCACGGAGTACTTGAGCCAGGCTTTTGGGGTGAGCGATCCGAAGTTGTGGAGAGTGGAGGTGGAGGGACTGCCCAAAGACTATAACTCACTTGATTTCCCTGCTGTTGCTCTTGTGCTTCTCATCACAGTTTGTTTGTGCCACAg CACGAAGGAGAGCTCGATTGTGAACATTGTGATGACGGCCTTCCATGTAATCTTCTTTGTGTTCATCATCGTCGTTTGCTTCGCTAACGGAAACCATAAAAACTTGATCCAACCCAAAGGATTCGTTCCTTTTGGTGTGGAAGGCGTGTTCGATGGTGCAGCCATAGTGTATGTGAGCTACCTTGGGTATGATTCCGTTTCGACCATGGCAGAGGAGATCAGATGCCCATCCAAGAGCCTTCCCATCGGCATTGCTGGCTCAGTGCTCATCGTCTCCACTCTCTACTGCCTTATGGCCTTAGCCTTGTGCTCCATGATCCCCTACAATGAG ATATTGAGCGATGCCTCTTTCGCGGCGGCCTTCAGGAACACAGTGGGGTGGAAATGGATGGGCAACCTTGTGGGAGTGGGAGCAAGCTTGGGCATCATCGCCTCGCTGCTGGTGGCCATGCTTGGTCAGGCGAGGTACTTGTGCGTTGTGGGTCGGGCTCATCTCGTGCCATTTTGGTTGGCTAAAGTGCATCCCTCCACGGGGACTCCCATCAACGCCACCATCTTCTTAGGGATATGCACCGCATGCATTGCGCTCTTCACAGATCTCCAAGTGGTTATAGAGATGATATCGATCGGGACTCTGCTGGTGTTCCTACTAGTGGCCAACGCGCTCGTCTACAGGCGTTACGTGAAGTTGCTCGACAGCAGTGACCCCCGCCCCACCTTACTGTTCCTTGCGCTGCTCACCTCCTTCTCTATCGGCTTCTCCCTCTCGTGGAAGCTGAACGAAGGGAACTACTGGGGGCTCGCTTTATTCGGCATCTCCACCATCGGCATCACTGCATTATTCCACTGCAAGATGCCGTGCCATCAGGGCGGCACTGCCGAGTGGGCTGTCCCACTCATGCCATGGCCGGCAGCGGCCTCTATCTTCCTCAGTGTGTTTCTGATGGCCAGCCTAGACAAGAGATCCTTTCTCAGGTTTGGCTTGTGGAGCTTCCTCGTCACGTTGTTCTATGCGTTGTACGGTGTCCACTCCGCGTTTCATGCAGAGGAGATGGGGGTCGAAAGGGGATCAACTTCTGAGGGCAATCATGTCGACCAATCTTTTCAGAAGCAGCAGCAGCATGCCAAAGGCGACGTAGTATAG